In Flavobacterium sp. CBA20B-1, one DNA window encodes the following:
- a CDS encoding tyrosine-type recombinase/integrase, with product MNRACSEINGFSELLQRFERNISILGRSKRTFENYSRHVAAMALHFGCLPTELDPEQVKDYLFELQQRSKSPSQSYFKHTVYGLRFLLKTENLPYDYLHLPAIPKEKKLPVILSRHEIWKLLQHADLLKHRILIGLIYSCGLRCMEVRNIELKHLDFDRKLLHIVQSKGKKDRYVPLSDHIIRGIKKYISVEHPTTFLFTGNTKDAKGFDSRYSQRGVQWVIKSVCKKAGILKDVHTHTLRHSYATHLLEDGVNILQVQKLMGHERIETTMEYLHVCQLENQKVHSPIDTVFALCSRNGK from the coding sequence TTGAATCGCGCTTGTAGTGAAATTAATGGTTTTTCTGAACTTCTGCAACGTTTTGAGCGTAATATTTCTATTTTAGGACGAAGTAAACGCACTTTCGAAAATTATTCTCGCCATGTTGCTGCAATGGCCTTACATTTTGGCTGTTTACCAACCGAATTAGATCCTGAACAGGTTAAAGATTACCTCTTTGAACTCCAACAACGCTCTAAATCTCCTTCACAATCGTATTTTAAACACACTGTTTACGGACTTCGATTTCTACTAAAGACCGAAAATCTTCCGTATGATTATCTTCATTTACCGGCAATTCCTAAAGAAAAAAAACTTCCTGTTATTTTAAGTCGTCATGAGATTTGGAAACTGCTTCAACATGCCGATTTGCTCAAACATCGCATTTTAATTGGTTTGATTTATAGCTGTGGATTGCGCTGTATGGAAGTGAGAAACATCGAACTCAAACATCTCGATTTCGATAGAAAATTACTACATATTGTTCAAAGTAAAGGGAAGAAAGATCGTTATGTTCCACTTTCTGATCATATTATTCGAGGGATTAAAAAGTATATTTCGGTCGAACATCCTACCACCTTTTTATTTACCGGAAACACCAAAGATGCCAAAGGTTTTGATTCGCGTTATAGTCAGCGTGGGGTTCAATGGGTCATAAAATCGGTTTGTAAAAAGGCCGGAATTTTAAAAGATGTGCACACCCATACATTGCGTCACAGCTACGCTACGCATTTGCTCGAAGATGGTGTAAATATTCTGCAAGTTCAGAAATTGATGGGACATGAACGTATTGAAACTACGATGGAATACTTACATGTTTGTCAGCTCGAAAACCAAAAAGTACACAGTCCAATTGATACCGTTTTTGCGCTATGCAGCCGCAATGGGAAGTAG
- a CDS encoding IS982 family transposase, with protein MSNLEASYKLILKELRKISEKENLYFKPIKPKLSDIELISLIILSEFKSIDSEHQLFREIKGFEIESKIERSVYNRRKRKLFPFIEEIRMKMVKKFNEFENYFVVDSMPLEVCKITRSSRSKICKEVDYAIPNKGFCASQNLHFYGYKLHAVCSISGVFQSFDLSPASVHDIHYLQDIRKQMSDCVLLGDKGYLSQTIQLDLFNQVNIQLETPKRKNQKGYKPQFYHFKKYRKRIETLFSQLCDQFMIRRNYAKTFEGFETRILAKITTLTTIQYLNKFVFNRNINNLKINLV; from the coding sequence ATGAGCAACTTAGAAGCAAGTTACAAATTAATTTTGAAGGAATTGCGGAAAATTTCGGAAAAAGAGAATTTATATTTTAAACCAATAAAGCCTAAACTATCTGATATTGAATTAATTAGTTTAATAATCTTGTCAGAATTTAAATCGATTGATTCTGAACATCAGCTATTTAGAGAAATTAAGGGTTTTGAAATTGAATCTAAAATTGAGCGAAGTGTTTACAACAGAAGAAAAAGAAAATTATTTCCATTTATCGAAGAAATCAGAATGAAAATGGTAAAAAAATTTAATGAGTTTGAAAACTATTTTGTGGTCGATAGTATGCCCTTGGAAGTGTGCAAAATAACACGTTCTTCCAGAAGTAAAATATGTAAGGAGGTCGATTATGCCATTCCCAACAAGGGATTTTGTGCTTCACAAAATTTACATTTTTATGGCTATAAATTACACGCTGTTTGCTCAATTTCTGGTGTTTTTCAAAGTTTTGATTTATCTCCTGCCTCTGTCCACGATATTCATTATTTGCAGGATATAAGAAAGCAAATGTCTGATTGTGTTTTACTTGGAGATAAAGGTTATCTTTCACAAACCATTCAACTTGATTTATTTAACCAGGTCAATATCCAATTAGAAACTCCGAAAAGAAAAAATCAAAAAGGTTATAAACCTCAATTTTATCATTTCAAAAAATATAGAAAAAGAATTGAAACTCTGTTCTCACAATTGTGTGACCAATTTATGATTAGAAGAAATTACGCAAAGACCTTTGAAGGATTTGAAACAAGAATTCTGGCTAAAATTACAACACTGACAACTATTCAATATTTGAATAAATTTGTGTTTAATAGAAATATTAACAACCTAAAAATTAATCTCGTTTAA
- a CDS encoding class I SAM-dependent methyltransferase, whose product MKEIYEPKFVEKLFDKMSSSYSKMNYITSFGFSERWRKQCVEEIEIESGKTIVDLMTGMGECWKYILKNSDKNSTLIGLYFSTEMINRAEKNKSKFKRTKIEILKENVFENSIENETADFIISGFGLKTFNDEQLEKLAFEIDRILKPGGKFSLIDVSVPDNKLLKTFYMFYLKKIIPVLGKLFLGNPETYRMLGVYTEEYRNSKNVHRIFSQMELEVEYIEYFYGCASGIKGQKITIGNKGYT is encoded by the coding sequence ATGAAAGAAATATACGAACCAAAATTTGTTGAAAAGCTATTTGACAAAATGAGTAGTTCGTATTCTAAAATGAATTACATAACTTCTTTTGGATTCAGCGAAAGATGGAGAAAACAATGTGTTGAGGAAATTGAAATCGAGAGCGGTAAAACTATTGTCGATTTAATGACCGGAATGGGAGAATGTTGGAAGTATATTCTTAAAAATTCAGATAAAAACTCAACTTTAATCGGACTTTACTTTTCAACCGAAATGATAAATCGAGCTGAGAAAAACAAAAGTAAGTTCAAAAGAACTAAAATTGAAATTCTAAAAGAAAACGTGTTTGAAAATTCAATCGAGAACGAAACTGCGGATTTTATTATTTCGGGTTTTGGTTTAAAGACATTTAATGATGAACAACTTGAAAAATTAGCATTTGAAATTGATCGAATTTTAAAACCAGGTGGAAAGTTTTCCTTGATTGATGTTTCTGTTCCAGATAATAAACTTCTAAAAACATTTTATATGTTTTATTTGAAAAAAATTATTCCTGTTTTAGGAAAATTATTTCTTGGAAATCCTGAAACTTATAGAATGTTAGGTGTTTATACAGAAGAATATAGAAATTCAAAAAATGTACATCGAATTTTTAGCCAAATGGAACTTGAAGTTGAATATATAGAATATTTCTACGGCTGTGCAAGCGGAATTAAAGGGCAAAAAATAACTATTGGCAACAAGGGCTATACATAA
- a CDS encoding type II toxin-antitoxin system RelE/ParE family toxin, producing MKSGYKILWTDHAISELKETIEYLENNWTERELRKFAAKLDHTIELISKMPAIFPESIEKKKIRKAVVEKHNNLYYRINKNSIEIVSLFSNRKNPNKKKI from the coding sequence ATGAAAAGTGGTTATAAAATACTGTGGACTGACCACGCAATCTCTGAACTTAAAGAAACTATTGAATATCTTGAAAATAATTGGACTGAAAGAGAATTAAGAAAATTTGCTGCTAAATTAGATCACACAATCGAACTGATTTCAAAAATGCCTGCAATTTTCCCCGAATCAATTGAAAAAAAGAAAATCCGAAAAGCTGTAGTTGAAAAGCATAACAATTTATACTACAGAATCAATAAAAATTCAATTGAGATTGTTTCTTTATTTTCAAACAGAAAGAATCCAAATAAGAAAAAAATATAA
- a CDS encoding M23 family metallopeptidase, whose amino-acid sequence MKFRVFYVIIILLVVGCSTTKLPAKKISQAEIPTPKFILKNKSLEIQLINPASCPIRFEIETNNSNLNNRLKELGIIELKAKSDTLVRIRNVSQFDQNASFGYNWRFGSLSKKITPIKMELPFPKGKKYKVIQGNNTNHTHNTEWSKFAVDFDLKINDTICSSTDGFVVGVVDQYKYGGKGDEWKSYGNFVTIYEPNSGIFTQYVHLTENGSLVKVGDKIKKGQPIGMSGMTGQTDIEHLHFNCLVPTNSEDGLKSIEFDFVGGYKSIELKKGDILEK is encoded by the coding sequence ATGAAATTTAGGGTATTTTATGTAATAATTATACTTTTAGTTGTTGGTTGCTCAACAACTAAACTTCCTGCAAAGAAAATATCTCAAGCTGAAATTCCCACACCAAAATTTATTTTGAAAAACAAGAGTTTGGAAATACAACTCATAAATCCCGCTAGTTGTCCAATTAGATTTGAAATTGAAACTAATAACTCAAATTTAAATAATAGACTTAAAGAACTTGGTATCATCGAATTGAAAGCAAAGTCAGATACATTAGTTAGAATAAGAAATGTATCCCAGTTTGACCAGAATGCATCATTTGGTTACAACTGGAGATTTGGTAGTTTATCAAAAAAGATTACACCTATCAAAATGGAATTACCTTTTCCAAAAGGCAAAAAATATAAAGTCATTCAAGGAAATAATACAAATCATACTCATAATACAGAATGGTCAAAATTTGCTGTTGATTTTGACCTGAAAATAAATGATACTATTTGTTCATCAACCGATGGTTTTGTAGTTGGGGTTGTTGACCAATATAAATATGGAGGCAAAGGAGATGAATGGAAATCTTATGGAAATTTTGTAACTATATATGAACCAAATTCAGGCATTTTTACCCAATATGTACATTTAACTGAAAATGGAAGTTTGGTTAAAGTAGGTGATAAAATCAAGAAAGGTCAACCTATTGGGATGTCAGGTATGACAGGCCAAACAGATATTGAACATCTGCATTTTAATTGTTTAGTTCCAACAAACAGCGAAGATGGATTAAAGTCAATCGAATTTGATTTTGTTGGTGGTTATAAAAGTATTGAACTAAAGAAAGGCGATATACTTGAAAAATAA
- a CDS encoding serine hydrolase domain-containing protein — protein MNKIFFAIILLLTISTVKAQSKAEKLDSIFTLLHQSDRFNGSILIAEKGVPIFEKSYGLSNIEQQISLSNNSIYKLNSVSKQFTAMGIFILKNKGKLKLTDELSKYIPELKFYKNVTIQNLLTHTHGIPDYDSLFEEKWDKNKIADNKDIIKLYKKYKPIKKFNPGEKFLYGGIGFELLAIVIERVSHKSYNDFLTKNIFNPLKMENTFDYHRFEHKTIKKNMALGYIYSVSLQKRERPEILSHHGEVMWSNGIYGSGNIHTTTSDLLKWDRALYDKKFISKRDLDLIYGFTQLTDGNSINYGFGWWITEKEGIGKVVYHAGNSNGFETHFERHLDSDKTIIILQNFDATTPAIEAIDAILYNKPLKFVASRKEIQLSEIQLKEFEGNYAINENVIFNIFIKDSILFAQLSGQSAIELIPETQNKFFVKKVDVQFEFIRDENYKIIKMNIFQNGNKMEAIKK, from the coding sequence ATGAACAAAATATTTTTCGCAATAATCCTACTTTTAACCATTAGTACAGTCAAAGCACAGTCGAAAGCTGAAAAATTAGACAGTATTTTTACTTTACTTCATCAAAGTGATAGATTTAATGGTTCAATTCTAATAGCCGAAAAAGGGGTTCCTATTTTTGAAAAAAGTTATGGCCTTTCAAATATTGAGCAGCAAATATCATTATCTAATAATTCTATCTATAAGTTGAATTCTGTTTCCAAGCAATTTACAGCAATGGGAATATTCATTTTAAAGAATAAAGGGAAGTTAAAGCTAACAGATGAATTGTCAAAATATATCCCTGAATTGAAATTCTATAAAAATGTAACGATTCAAAATTTACTAACTCACACTCACGGAATTCCCGATTATGATTCCCTTTTTGAAGAAAAATGGGATAAAAATAAAATTGCAGACAATAAAGACATTATCAAGCTATATAAAAAGTACAAGCCAATAAAAAAATTTAATCCTGGAGAAAAATTCCTTTATGGAGGAATAGGATTTGAACTTTTAGCCATTGTAATTGAACGAGTTTCCCATAAATCATATAATGATTTTTTAACCAAGAATATCTTCAATCCATTGAAAATGGAAAACACATTTGATTATCACAGATTTGAGCATAAAACAATTAAGAAAAATATGGCTCTTGGATACATTTACTCTGTCAGTTTACAAAAACGAGAGCGACCTGAAATTTTATCTCATCACGGAGAAGTTATGTGGAGTAATGGAATTTATGGTTCTGGTAATATTCATACAACAACATCAGATTTGCTAAAATGGGATAGAGCATTGTATGATAAAAAATTCATTTCTAAACGAGATTTAGATTTAATATATGGCTTCACCCAACTAACTGACGGAAATTCAATAAATTATGGTTTTGGTTGGTGGATAACAGAAAAAGAAGGAATTGGAAAAGTGGTATATCACGCTGGAAATTCTAATGGTTTTGAAACTCATTTTGAAAGACATTTAGACAGTGATAAAACCATTATCATTTTGCAAAACTTTGATGCAACTACACCTGCTATTGAAGCAATAGATGCAATTTTATACAACAAACCTTTAAAGTTCGTTGCTTCAAGAAAAGAAATTCAATTATCAGAAATTCAATTAAAAGAATTTGAAGGAAATTATGCTATTAATGAAAATGTGATTTTCAACATTTTCATTAAAGATTCTATATTATTTGCTCAACTATCAGGACAAAGTGCAATCGAATTAATCCCTGAAACTCAAAATAAGTTTTTTGTTAAAAAAGTAGATGTACAGTTTGAATTTATCAGAGATGAAAATTATAAGATAATAAAAATGAATATCTTTCAGAATGGAAATAAAATGGAAGCGATAAAAAAATAA
- a CDS encoding DUF695 domain-containing protein, translating to MGIFDKIFGKKEDKIQTYADFWNWFSANEQTFYNVVRTGKNIEAGFFNKLSPKLEELKDGFFYLTGMYDDNTAELVFTPDGVLKNIVFVEELVSSAPKIPNWKFTALKPELDIENVGIKMADYTFDRDNLSFYAIEHKNFPDEVDIVVAHNDYKEDEKSTIINGTYIFLDNYLGELNSVTTIDNLTVISKDHAEKELIPIEKLKDYLIWREKEFLERYEGIRYNTENDSFSSLEATLNIGLPLVAIINTTLLDWDSKASHPWILKVEIKFDGSKNNGMPDNNTYEQLNSFEDEIMAELKDFEGYLNIGRQTADSERIIYFACKDFRKPSKLLYNLTKKYSDKLDLSYDLYKDKYWQSFERFRPN from the coding sequence ATGGGAATTTTTGACAAAATATTTGGAAAGAAAGAAGATAAAATTCAGACGTATGCAGACTTTTGGAATTGGTTTTCTGCAAACGAACAGACATTCTATAATGTAGTAAGGACAGGTAAAAATATAGAAGCGGGCTTTTTCAACAAACTTTCACCAAAACTTGAAGAATTAAAAGACGGTTTCTTTTATCTGACAGGTATGTATGACGACAATACAGCAGAATTGGTATTTACACCTGATGGAGTATTAAAGAACATTGTTTTTGTTGAAGAACTTGTGAGTTCAGCACCCAAAATACCTAATTGGAAATTTACTGCATTAAAACCCGAACTTGACATAGAGAACGTTGGGATTAAAATGGCAGACTATACTTTTGACAGAGATAATCTATCGTTTTACGCTATTGAGCATAAAAATTTTCCTGATGAAGTTGACATAGTTGTAGCCCACAACGACTATAAAGAAGACGAGAAATCAACAATTATAAATGGGACATACATTTTCCTTGACAATTATCTCGGTGAACTTAACTCTGTTACAACCATCGACAACTTAACAGTAATTTCAAAAGACCATGCAGAAAAAGAATTGATACCAATTGAAAAACTAAAAGATTATCTAATTTGGAGAGAGAAAGAGTTTTTGGAAAGATATGAAGGCATTCGTTACAACACAGAAAATGATAGTTTTTCAAGTTTAGAAGCGACACTTAATATCGGACTTCCATTAGTTGCAATTATCAATACAACTTTACTTGATTGGGACAGTAAAGCATCACATCCTTGGATATTGAAAGTTGAAATAAAATTTGACGGCAGTAAAAACAATGGAATGCCTGACAATAATACTTATGAGCAACTAAATAGCTTTGAAGATGAAATAATGGCTGAACTTAAAGACTTTGAAGGATATTTAAACATAGGTAGACAAACAGCAGACAGTGAAAGAATTATTTATTTCGCTTGTAAAGATTTCAGAAAGCCATCAAAGCTTCTTTACAATTTGACAAAGAAATATTCAGACAAATTAGATTTAAGCTATGACCTTTATAAAGACAAATATTGGCAATCATTTGAAAGGTTCAGGCCCAACTAA
- a CDS encoding LLM class flavin-dependent oxidoreductase, whose translation MELGISMFGDLRLDPQTKQRKEPHQRFTEMLEQVKLADEAGLDVFEMGEHHRADYSVTNPQLFLSAAAAVTKNIKLGSAVTVLSSSDPVRLFEDFSMLDQISKGRAHIMAGRGSFIESFPLFGFSLDDYDALFEDKLLLLLDIVAKNGTNINWNGRLTQSLQNVNLHPKPFQDQLPVWIAVGGTPASVLRAARLGVPIMFAIIGGMPINFKPLVDYYKENYLAAGHDAAKMQVGINSHTFLGATGSIKDDYFPFYAAQMDHIGKERGWAPFSKEVFLNTTQPEGAYIMGEPNAVIDKILQQHEWFGHTRFVGQMDVGDPAHNMLMKSIELFGTKVAPEVRKALK comes from the coding sequence ATGGAACTAGGAATATCGATGTTTGGCGATTTAAGGTTAGATCCGCAAACGAAACAGCGAAAAGAACCTCATCAACGGTTTACGGAAATGCTGGAACAGGTTAAACTGGCAGACGAAGCTGGTTTGGATGTTTTTGAAATGGGCGAACACCACCGCGCCGATTACAGCGTAACCAATCCACAATTGTTTTTAAGCGCCGCAGCGGCTGTTACAAAAAACATAAAGTTAGGATCGGCTGTAACAGTTTTAAGCTCTAGCGACCCAGTGCGTTTGTTCGAAGATTTCAGTATGTTGGACCAAATTTCAAAAGGCAGGGCACATATTATGGCAGGTCGCGGTAGTTTTATAGAATCGTTTCCGCTTTTTGGCTTTAGCTTAGACGATTATGATGCCTTGTTTGAAGATAAACTACTGCTTTTGTTGGATATTGTTGCTAAAAACGGTACCAATATCAATTGGAATGGCCGACTAACACAGAGTTTGCAAAACGTAAATCTACATCCCAAACCATTTCAAGACCAACTGCCCGTTTGGATTGCTGTGGGTGGAACGCCCGCATCAGTGCTTCGTGCTGCACGATTGGGTGTGCCGATTATGTTTGCAATTATTGGTGGAATGCCTATTAATTTCAAACCTTTGGTTGATTATTACAAAGAAAATTATCTGGCAGCAGGTCACGATGCAGCAAAAATGCAAGTAGGTATTAATTCACATACTTTTTTAGGCGCTACCGGCAGTATAAAAGATGATTATTTTCCGTTCTATGCAGCCCAGATGGATCATATAGGAAAAGAGCGCGGTTGGGCACCATTTAGCAAAGAAGTATTTTTAAACACCACCCAACCAGAAGGAGCTTATATTATGGGAGAACCCAATGCGGTGATCGATAAAATTTTGCAACAGCATGAATGGTTTGGTCATACCCGCTTCGTAGGACAAATGGATGTGGGAGACCCAGCCCACAATATGCTTATGAAATCGATTGAATTATTTGGAACTAAAGTAGCTCCGGAGGTAAGGAAAGCTTTGAAATAA
- a CDS encoding oxygenase MpaB family protein → MKAPERYITENNNSFSSYWKPTNDNLLPKLLPNVSLEESEQLIPLYFQVDEWGDTVAKEYFTNKQFSEAIGTLHRDFSMYPSNKENLSEPTQQLFKQLSDIPAWVNFDLINLAATYCNRCGTSALSVLRNYCLMGGYESSAINKPLIFTQALHKGAVKRLADTVDFWMNVTTVNGLKPQQKGIYSILTTRLIHSYSRLHIEKSTDWKPELWGRPINLWDMLATNLGFSIAFMDGLSKLKLPPTNKELTAVLHLWKYVGYLLGIPLELLPDTGEEAAKQLYLWSKTQKGIDQDSKDLAYALYEEPKLVTFTNNSFMKWFVQKTNVGYNEVLLGSESRSGLGLPYSKAKYWILLLNNINHYFDKKAKSNSKSYIQVAQKGRKEQEKIWDLYRKEKRE, encoded by the coding sequence ATGAAAGCTCCCGAAAGATATATCACCGAAAATAACAATTCTTTTTCCAGTTACTGGAAACCTACCAACGATAATTTATTGCCAAAATTACTGCCGAATGTTTCTTTGGAAGAAAGCGAACAACTTATTCCGTTGTATTTTCAGGTTGATGAATGGGGCGATACTGTAGCAAAAGAATATTTTACCAATAAACAGTTTAGCGAAGCTATTGGAACATTGCATCGTGATTTTTCGATGTATCCTTCAAACAAAGAAAATCTTTCAGAACCTACACAACAACTTTTTAAACAACTGTCCGATATTCCAGCTTGGGTAAATTTCGATTTGATTAATCTTGCGGCGACGTACTGTAACCGTTGCGGCACATCGGCATTATCGGTTTTGCGCAATTATTGTTTAATGGGCGGATACGAATCTTCAGCCATTAACAAACCGCTTATTTTTACACAGGCATTGCACAAAGGTGCCGTAAAACGTTTGGCTGATACGGTGGATTTCTGGATGAATGTTACAACGGTAAACGGATTAAAGCCTCAACAAAAAGGAATCTATTCGATATTAACCACACGATTGATTCATTCTTATTCCCGTTTACATATTGAAAAATCGACTGATTGGAAACCGGAATTGTGGGGCAGACCCATTAATTTATGGGATATGCTGGCTACCAATTTAGGTTTTTCGATCGCTTTTATGGACGGATTATCAAAATTAAAACTGCCACCGACCAATAAAGAACTGACCGCAGTTTTACACCTTTGGAAATACGTAGGTTATCTTTTAGGCATTCCGTTGGAATTATTGCCCGATACAGGCGAGGAAGCTGCAAAACAGCTTTATTTATGGAGTAAAACCCAGAAAGGTATCGATCAAGATTCAAAAGATTTGGCTTATGCGTTATATGAAGAACCCAAACTGGTTACGTTTACCAATAATTCATTTATGAAATGGTTTGTGCAAAAAACAAACGTCGGATACAACGAAGTTTTATTGGGCAGTGAAAGTCGGTCTGGATTAGGACTTCCCTACTCTAAAGCCAAATACTGGATTTTGTTGCTGAACAACATCAACCATTATTTCGATAAAAAAGCGAAAAGCAATTCAAAATCATACATCCAAGTGGCACAAAAAGGCAGGAAAGAGCAAGAAAAGATCTGGGATTTGTATCGCAAAGAAAAAAGGGAGTAA
- a CDS encoding NADH-quinone oxidoreductase subunit N, which produces MSTLIALASLAVLILVLEIFNLRKTIVPLTLVGLLVALGLNICDFNSIDSFYNNMIVVNKSTVLFNSLFIVLTFFIVALGQSFYKEQYDKISDYTSLKIFLLIGAYCMVSFGNLVMFFLGLEILSITLYILAGSDRTNIKSNEAGMKYFLMGSFASGFILFGIALIYGATASFDLDQILLASTQLAMPKWFTVGFTLMLVGLLFKIAAFPFHFWAPDVYQGSPLLTTTTMSTLAKVAAVAAFYKLSVVFFPAMPTNFVNLIAFLIVATLIIGNVMALKQNNIKRLMAYSGISHAGFMLMAILLGKTAEPYLFYYMTAYAIAGIAAFSVILYVCQDKKEELVMHFRGFAKHKPVLAVTLSLALLSMAGIPILAGFFGKLFLFTEALKQGFYITVITAVITSIISIYYYFKVIITMFTYKNADANTVYQKNVVYAAVAVAAIIINLVIGFCPSLIIDLF; this is translated from the coding sequence ATGAGTACATTAATAGCTTTAGCATCTTTAGCGGTTCTTATATTAGTATTAGAGATTTTTAACCTGCGCAAAACCATTGTGCCTTTAACTTTGGTGGGTTTATTGGTTGCGTTAGGCTTGAATATATGCGATTTTAATTCAATTGATTCGTTCTACAACAACATGATTGTGGTAAACAAATCAACGGTTTTATTCAATTCGCTTTTTATTGTTTTAACGTTTTTTATTGTGGCGTTGGGACAATCGTTCTACAAGGAACAATACGATAAAATATCAGATTACACCTCTTTAAAAATATTCTTATTGATTGGCGCTTACTGTATGGTTTCGTTCGGAAATCTGGTAATGTTCTTTTTAGGATTAGAAATTTTATCGATCACCTTATACATTTTAGCAGGAAGCGACAGAACGAATATAAAAAGTAACGAAGCCGGAATGAAATATTTCTTAATGGGATCTTTCGCTTCAGGATTTATTTTGTTCGGAATTGCCTTGATTTATGGCGCAACAGCTTCGTTTGATCTAGATCAGATTCTTTTGGCAAGCACACAATTGGCAATGCCAAAATGGTTCACCGTTGGTTTTACCTTAATGTTGGTTGGTTTACTGTTTAAAATAGCAGCCTTCCCGTTCCATTTCTGGGCTCCGGATGTTTACCAAGGATCGCCTTTGCTAACCACAACAACCATGAGTACATTGGCAAAAGTTGCTGCGGTAGCTGCGTTTTACAAGTTAAGCGTAGTATTTTTCCCTGCCATGCCAACAAACTTTGTAAACTTAATTGCTTTTTTAATTGTTGCCACATTGATCATTGGTAACGTAATGGCGCTGAAACAAAACAACATTAAACGCCTTATGGCCTATTCGGGTATTTCGCATGCCGGTTTTATGTTAATGGCAATTTTGTTGGGTAAAACCGCAGAACCTTATTTATTTTACTATATGACAGCTTATGCCATTGCAGGTATTGCGGCATTCAGCGTTATTTTATATGTATGTCAGGATAAAAAAGAAGAATTGGTTATGCATTTCCGCGGATTTGCAAAACACAAACCTGTGTTGGCAGTAACCTTGTCGTTGGCTTTATTATCAATGGCGGGAATACCTATTTTAGCAGGATTCTTTGGAAAATTATTCTTGTTTACCGAAGCTTTAAAGCAAGGTTTCTACATCACGGTTATTACAGCAGTAATTACATCAATCATTAGTATTTATTACTACTTTAAGGTAATCATCACCATGTTTACCTATAAAAATGCAGATGCCAATACGGTTTACCAGAAAAACGTTGTGTATGCTGCGGTTGCAGTTGCAGCCATCATTATTAATCTAGTTATCGGATTTTGCCCATCATTAATAATAGATTTATTTTAG